The proteins below are encoded in one region of Bosea sp. BIWAKO-01:
- a CDS encoding HD-GYP domain-containing protein codes for MSEPPHLLSLNDEMGVLTKNIPYDVPLTDLEELSLELSMARGLDEIMAIVRGSARRLVGADGITFVLREGDQCYYADEDAIAPLWKGQRFPFESCISGWAMGHREVVVIDDIYADSRIPHAAYRPTFVRSLVMVPVRPEDPVAAIGAYWASKQPPSEASVIVLKRIANSAAVAMTNVALLNSLRAAKEEAVRAKDAVILAMASLAETRDSETGNHIRRTQHYVRALANASRDRGLYMQVLDTDMVDLIYKSAPLHDIGKVGIPDSVLLKPGRLDADEFAVMKTHAELGRQAIAEAERHLGGVSSFLGLAMEIAHSHHEKWDGSGYPRGLKGEEIPLSGRLMAIADVYDALVTERTYKSALPHAQAVEIIVGDRGRHFDPALTDVFVEIAASFETIHRTFSDGP; via the coding sequence ATGAGCGAGCCGCCTCATCTGCTTAGCCTCAACGATGAAATGGGGGTTCTGACCAAGAACATCCCCTACGACGTCCCACTCACTGATCTGGAGGAATTATCTCTCGAGCTATCGATGGCGCGGGGTCTCGACGAGATCATGGCGATCGTGCGCGGCAGCGCGCGAAGGCTTGTTGGCGCAGACGGAATCACCTTCGTCCTGCGCGAGGGCGACCAATGCTACTATGCCGACGAGGATGCGATCGCGCCGCTCTGGAAGGGCCAGCGCTTCCCGTTTGAATCCTGCATTTCCGGCTGGGCGATGGGGCATCGCGAGGTCGTCGTCATCGACGATATCTATGCCGACAGCCGTATCCCGCACGCCGCCTATCGTCCGACATTCGTGCGCAGCCTCGTCATGGTTCCGGTTCGGCCGGAGGACCCCGTCGCTGCAATCGGAGCCTATTGGGCGAGCAAGCAGCCGCCGTCCGAAGCCAGCGTCATCGTTCTCAAGCGCATCGCCAACAGCGCTGCCGTCGCGATGACCAATGTCGCTCTCCTCAACTCGCTTCGTGCGGCCAAGGAAGAGGCTGTGCGGGCGAAGGACGCAGTCATCCTGGCAATGGCATCGCTGGCCGAGACCCGAGACAGCGAGACGGGAAACCATATCCGCCGCACCCAGCATTATGTTCGGGCCCTCGCCAACGCTTCGCGCGACCGTGGTCTGTACATGCAGGTGCTCGATACGGATATGGTCGATCTGATCTACAAATCCGCGCCACTGCACGACATCGGCAAGGTCGGCATCCCCGACAGCGTCCTGCTCAAGCCCGGCAGGCTCGACGCGGACGAGTTCGCAGTGATGAAGACGCATGCCGAGTTGGGCCGGCAGGCTATTGCCGAGGCCGAGCGGCATCTCGGTGGAGTGAGTTCGTTCCTTGGCCTGGCCATGGAGATCGCCCATAGCCATCACGAGAAATGGGATGGCAGCGGCTATCCAAGAGGACTGAAGGGGGAAGAGATCCCTCTCTCGGGGCGGTTGATGGCGATCGCCGATGTCTATGATGCCCTCGTCACCGAGCGGACCTACAAATCGGCGCTCCCGCACGCCCAGGCGGTCGAGATCATCGTCGGCGACCGAGGGCGC
- a CDS encoding class I SAM-dependent methyltransferase — protein MSRLDQEIIGLYRRHARAFDEVRSRTLVERTWLDRFLQLLPARASILDIGCGAAEPIGRYFIENGHGVTGIDACAPLIDLCRQRFPADDWQVADMRKLSLERRFDGLIAWDSFFHLNPEDQRSMFPIFREHAAPGAALMFTSGPRHGEAIGSFEGERLYHASLAPAEYRGLLDENGFDVVSHVVEDPACGGHTIWLAGLR, from the coding sequence ATGTCCCGACTGGACCAGGAGATCATCGGCCTCTACCGGCGCCATGCGCGCGCCTTCGACGAGGTTCGATCCAGGACGCTCGTTGAAAGGACCTGGCTTGATCGCTTCCTGCAACTCCTCCCGGCCAGAGCATCGATTCTCGACATCGGTTGCGGCGCTGCGGAGCCGATTGGCCGCTATTTCATCGAGAATGGCCACGGCGTGACCGGCATCGATGCCTGCGCACCCCTGATTGATCTCTGCAGGCAACGCTTCCCGGCCGATGACTGGCAGGTCGCCGATATGCGCAAGCTTTCGCTTGAACGCCGCTTTGACGGGCTGATTGCCTGGGACAGTTTCTTTCATCTCAATCCCGAAGACCAGCGGTCGATGTTCCCGATCTTCAGAGAGCATGCTGCGCCAGGCGCGGCGCTGATGTTCACCAGCGGGCCTCGGCATGGCGAGGCAATCGGCTCCTTCGAGGGCGAGCGGCTCTATCACGCGAGCCTGGCGCCTGCGGAGTACAGGGGGTTGCTTGATGAGAACGGCTTCGACGTCGTGTCCCATGTCGTCGAGGATCCAGCCTGCGGAGGGCACACGATCTGGCTGGCAGGGTTGAGGTAG